One window of Burkholderia thailandensis E264 genomic DNA carries:
- the cobN gene encoding cobaltochelatase subunit CobN, producing MHLLRTTPGGFVDDTAGVVRIDQRPADIVILSSADTTLSLLASVVPTLGGGFPSVRLANVTFLRQPASVDFYVDDVLRHARVVVIDHLGGEAYWPYGIEQAVALAGRAGQKLAMFSGDLQEDPNLIAKSTVEPELCRLWWRYLREGGPANAQALLRSIAHHGLGVGDAPEPPRPLPAAALYHPTLASPSLDDWRARWREHAPVVAILFYKAHWQAANTAVFDALADALARAGLNPLPIAVTSLKDAMSRAVVDALCADANVSLVLNTTAFAAGALDAAEPEALAGDAPVLQVILSGGNRDAWLADAHGLNARDIAMHVALPEVDGRIVTRAVSFKGLAYRCPHTEVDVVRYQPDDERIAFVAELSRRWCRLRTLDNARKRVALVLANYPASEGRIGNGVGLDTPASALAVLAMLRDEGYRIGELPGDGDALLARITEGVTNDPSTRALRPAFQSYSLDDYLRRFAQLPDAARDALNERWGPPEADPTLRQRRFPIAGWRAGHVFVGVQPSRSRGSDDYANYHDADLVPPHAYLAFYFWLRDAFRVDALVHVGKHGNLEWLPGKSVALSDACWPDLILGPMPHLYPFIVNDPGEGSQAKRRAQAVIVDHLMPPLTRAENYGPLQDLERQVDEYYDALMVDPRRAKVLRETILATIVEHKLHEELSIAPPAGRDAEDALLTRVDAWLCELKEAQIRDGLHTFGSSPRGRQRRDTLAALARFPSGDGRGEHAGLIGALARDLALGESFDPLASDWAAPWTGPRPAALGAVSDEPWRHAGDTRERLEALASRLIERLGGDERDESDAPDGAARFVAPGYVAAHWPHTHAVLERIARDVLPRLDACGDEELRQLRRGLEGRFVPPGPSGSPSRGRPDVLPTGRNFYSVDTRAVPTQAAWTIGLKSAQQLVERHLQEHGDYPRAVGLSVWGTATMRTGGDDVAQALALLGVRPKWAHGSHRVTDFEILPIEIFDRPRIDVTLRVSGFFRDAFANVMHLFDAAVQAVAELDEPEHLNPVRARVRREADALVARGMPADEARRRAGWRVFGARPGGYGAGLQELIDGRRWQTDADLAHAYRNWGGYAYAQNSAGEAAHDAFGARLATIDAIVQNQDNREHDILDSNDYYQFQGGMAAAVRHASGRQPGLYHGDHSNPAAPRMNTLREEIARVIRSRVVNPKWIDGVKRHGYKGAAEIAATVDYLYGYDATARVIADHQYALVAGAYLHDPDTRAFLERHNPHALHGICERLVEAMQRGLWQAPGAHRDAIEGYLLASEQRLEGGRR from the coding sequence ATGCATCTGTTGCGCACGACGCCTGGCGGCTTCGTCGACGATACGGCGGGCGTCGTCCGGATCGACCAGCGTCCGGCCGACATCGTGATCCTCAGCTCGGCCGACACGACGCTGTCGCTGCTCGCGAGCGTCGTGCCGACGCTCGGCGGCGGCTTTCCGAGCGTGCGGCTCGCGAACGTGACGTTCCTGAGGCAGCCGGCGTCGGTCGATTTCTACGTCGACGACGTGCTGCGGCACGCGCGCGTCGTCGTGATCGATCATCTCGGCGGCGAGGCGTACTGGCCGTACGGGATCGAGCAGGCGGTCGCGCTCGCCGGGCGCGCCGGGCAAAAGCTCGCGATGTTCTCGGGCGACCTGCAGGAAGACCCGAACCTGATCGCGAAGAGCACCGTCGAGCCCGAGCTGTGCCGGCTGTGGTGGCGCTATCTGCGCGAGGGCGGGCCGGCGAACGCGCAGGCGCTGCTGCGCAGCATCGCGCATCACGGGCTCGGCGTGGGCGACGCGCCCGAGCCGCCGCGCCCGCTGCCCGCCGCCGCGCTTTATCATCCCACGCTCGCGAGCCCGAGCCTCGACGACTGGCGCGCGCGCTGGCGCGAGCATGCGCCGGTGGTCGCGATCCTCTTCTACAAGGCGCACTGGCAGGCCGCGAACACCGCGGTGTTCGACGCGCTCGCCGACGCGCTCGCGCGCGCCGGCCTGAATCCGCTGCCGATCGCGGTGACGTCGCTGAAGGACGCGATGAGCCGGGCGGTCGTCGATGCGCTGTGCGCGGACGCGAACGTGTCGCTCGTGCTGAACACGACCGCGTTCGCCGCCGGCGCGCTCGACGCCGCCGAGCCCGAGGCGCTCGCGGGCGATGCGCCCGTGCTGCAGGTGATCCTGTCGGGCGGCAATCGCGACGCGTGGCTCGCCGACGCGCACGGGCTGAACGCGCGCGACATCGCGATGCACGTCGCGCTGCCCGAGGTCGACGGCCGGATCGTCACGCGCGCGGTGAGCTTCAAGGGGCTCGCGTACCGCTGCCCGCACACCGAGGTCGACGTCGTGCGCTACCAGCCGGACGACGAGCGGATCGCGTTCGTCGCCGAGCTGAGCCGCCGCTGGTGCCGGCTGCGCACGCTCGACAACGCCCGCAAGCGCGTCGCGCTCGTGCTCGCGAATTATCCGGCGAGCGAAGGGCGGATCGGCAACGGCGTCGGGCTCGACACGCCGGCGTCCGCGCTCGCGGTGCTCGCGATGCTGCGCGACGAAGGTTACCGGATCGGCGAGCTTCCCGGCGACGGCGACGCGCTGCTCGCGCGCATCACCGAGGGCGTGACGAACGATCCGTCGACGCGCGCGCTGCGCCCGGCGTTCCAGAGCTATTCGCTCGACGATTACCTGCGCCGCTTCGCGCAGTTGCCGGACGCGGCGCGCGATGCGCTCAACGAACGCTGGGGGCCGCCCGAGGCCGATCCGACGCTGCGGCAGCGGCGCTTTCCGATCGCCGGCTGGCGCGCGGGCCACGTGTTCGTCGGCGTGCAGCCGTCGCGCTCGCGCGGCAGCGACGACTACGCGAACTACCACGACGCCGATCTCGTGCCGCCGCACGCGTATCTCGCGTTCTACTTCTGGCTGCGCGACGCGTTTCGCGTCGACGCGCTCGTCCATGTCGGCAAGCACGGCAATCTCGAATGGCTGCCCGGCAAGAGCGTCGCGCTGTCCGATGCGTGCTGGCCCGACCTGATCCTCGGGCCGATGCCGCACCTGTACCCGTTCATCGTCAACGATCCGGGCGAGGGCAGCCAGGCGAAGCGGCGCGCGCAGGCGGTGATCGTCGATCACTTGATGCCGCCCCTCACGCGCGCGGAGAACTACGGGCCGCTGCAGGATCTCGAGCGGCAGGTCGACGAATACTACGACGCGCTGATGGTCGACCCGCGTCGCGCGAAGGTGCTGCGCGAGACGATTCTCGCGACGATCGTCGAGCACAAGCTGCACGAGGAGCTGAGCATCGCGCCGCCCGCCGGGCGCGACGCGGAGGACGCGCTGCTCACGCGCGTCGATGCGTGGCTCTGCGAGCTGAAGGAGGCGCAGATCCGCGACGGGCTGCACACGTTCGGCAGTTCCCCGCGCGGCCGGCAACGCCGCGACACGCTGGCGGCGCTCGCGCGCTTTCCGTCTGGCGACGGCCGCGGCGAGCACGCCGGGCTGATCGGCGCGCTCGCGCGCGATCTCGCGCTCGGCGAATCGTTCGATCCGCTCGCGTCCGACTGGGCCGCGCCGTGGACGGGCCCCCGGCCCGCCGCGCTCGGCGCGGTGAGCGACGAGCCGTGGCGGCATGCGGGCGACACGCGCGAGCGGCTCGAGGCGCTCGCGAGCCGGCTGATCGAGCGGCTGGGCGGCGATGAGCGCGATGAGAGCGATGCGCCGGACGGCGCGGCGCGCTTCGTCGCGCCCGGATACGTCGCCGCGCACTGGCCGCACACGCACGCGGTGCTCGAGCGCATCGCGCGCGACGTGCTGCCGCGCCTCGACGCGTGCGGCGACGAAGAACTGCGCCAGTTGAGGCGCGGCCTCGAAGGGCGCTTCGTGCCGCCGGGGCCGAGCGGCTCGCCGTCGCGCGGCCGGCCGGACGTGCTGCCGACGGGGCGCAACTTCTACTCGGTCGACACGCGCGCGGTCCCGACGCAGGCCGCGTGGACGATCGGCCTCAAATCGGCGCAGCAACTGGTCGAGCGCCACCTGCAGGAGCACGGCGACTACCCGCGCGCGGTCGGCCTGTCGGTGTGGGGCACGGCGACGATGCGCACGGGCGGCGACGACGTCGCGCAGGCGCTCGCGCTTCTCGGCGTGCGGCCGAAGTGGGCGCACGGCAGCCATCGCGTGACCGATTTCGAGATCCTGCCGATCGAGATCTTCGACCGGCCGCGGATCGACGTGACACTGCGCGTGTCCGGCTTCTTCCGCGACGCGTTCGCGAATGTGATGCATCTGTTCGATGCGGCCGTGCAGGCGGTGGCCGAGCTCGACGAACCCGAGCACCTGAACCCGGTGCGCGCGCGCGTGCGGCGCGAGGCCGACGCGCTCGTCGCGCGCGGCATGCCCGCCGACGAGGCGCGCCGGCGCGCCGGCTGGCGCGTGTTCGGCGCGCGGCCGGGCGGATACGGCGCGGGGTTGCAGGAGCTGATCGACGGCCGCCGCTGGCAGACCGACGCCGATCTCGCGCACGCGTACCGGAACTGGGGCGGCTACGCGTACGCGCAGAACAGCGCGGGCGAAGCCGCGCACGACGCGTTCGGCGCGCGCCTCGCGACGATCGACGCCATCGTGCAGAACCAGGACAACCGCGAGCACGACATCCTCGATTCGAACGACTACTATCAGTTCCAGGGCGGCATGGCGGCGGCGGTGCGCCACGCGTCGGGCCGGCAACCGGGGCTTTATCACGGCGACCACAGCAATCCGGCCGCGCCGCGCATGAATACGCTGCGCGAGGAGATCGCGCGCGTGATCCGCTCGCGGGTCGTCAATCCGAAGTGGATCGACGGCGTGAAGCGGCACGGCTACAAGGGCGCGGCCGAGATCGCCGCGACCGTCGACTATCTGTATGGGTACGACGCGACCGCGCGCGTGATCGCCGATCACCAGTACGCGCTCGTCGCCGGCGCATATCTGCACGATCCCGACACGCGTGCGTTCCTCGAGCGCCACAATCCGCATGCGCTGCACGGGATCTGCGAGCGGCTCGTCGAAGCGATGCAGCGCGGCCTGTGGCAAGCGCCGGGCGCGCACCGCGACGCGATCGAAGGCTATCTGCTCGCGAGCGAGCAACGCCTCGAAGGCGGGCGGCGATGA
- the cobW gene encoding cobalamin biosynthesis protein CobW, with product MQMRKIPVTIVTGFLGSGKTTLLRHILRHAGGRRIVVIVNEFGELGIDGEILKGCGIGCDETGREADGQLYELANGCLCCTVQEEFYPVMEKLVERRAEIDHVLIETSGLALPKPLVQAFNWPSIRNGFTVDAVLTVVDAPAAALGQFAENPVAVDAQRRADPNLDHESPLHELFADQLASADLVIVNKTDLLDDAALASVETAIREEVPPQVKLVRAQRGELDLATLLGLNAASEETIHLRHDHHGSADDPDHHHDEFDSVVVEARAGSREAVLDALAALVETHTIYRVKGFAALPGAPMRLVVQGVGRRFDSYFDRRWREGEAHRSRFVLIGEGLDAAALQRAFDAALAARGQPA from the coding sequence ATGCAGATGCGCAAAATCCCCGTGACGATCGTCACGGGCTTTCTCGGCAGCGGCAAGACGACGCTCTTGCGCCACATCCTCCGGCATGCGGGCGGCCGCCGGATCGTCGTGATCGTCAACGAGTTCGGCGAGCTCGGCATCGACGGCGAGATCCTCAAGGGCTGCGGCATCGGCTGCGACGAAACCGGCCGCGAAGCCGACGGCCAGCTCTACGAGCTCGCGAACGGGTGCCTGTGCTGCACCGTGCAGGAAGAGTTCTACCCGGTGATGGAAAAGCTCGTCGAGCGCCGCGCGGAGATCGACCACGTGCTGATCGAGACGTCCGGCCTCGCGTTGCCGAAGCCGCTCGTGCAGGCGTTCAACTGGCCGTCGATCAGGAACGGCTTCACGGTCGACGCGGTGCTGACCGTCGTCGATGCGCCCGCCGCCGCGCTCGGGCAGTTCGCCGAGAACCCGGTCGCCGTCGACGCGCAGCGCCGAGCGGACCCGAACCTCGATCACGAATCGCCGCTGCACGAGCTGTTCGCCGATCAATTGGCGTCCGCCGATCTCGTGATCGTCAACAAGACCGATCTGCTCGACGACGCGGCGCTCGCGTCCGTCGAGACGGCGATCCGCGAGGAGGTGCCGCCGCAGGTGAAGCTCGTGCGCGCGCAGCGCGGCGAACTCGATCTCGCGACGCTGCTCGGGCTGAACGCCGCGTCGGAAGAGACGATCCATCTGCGCCACGATCATCACGGCTCGGCCGACGATCCCGACCATCATCACGACGAGTTCGATTCGGTTGTCGTCGAGGCGCGCGCGGGGTCGCGCGAGGCGGTGCTCGACGCGCTCGCGGCGCTCGTCGAGACGCACACGATCTATCGCGTGAAGGGCTTCGCGGCGCTGCCCGGCGCGCCGATGCGGCTCGTCGTGCAGGGCGTCGGCCGGCGCTTCGACAGCTATTTCGACCGCCGCTGGCGCGAAGGCGAAGCGCACCGGAGCCGCTTCGTGCTGATCGGCGAGGGGCTTGACGCGGCCGCGCTGCAGCGCGCGTTCGACGCGGCGCTCGCCGCGCGCGGGCAGCCCGCGTGA
- a CDS encoding HoxN/HupN/NixA family nickel/cobalt transporter, giving the protein MLKSFLRLFNDSPVELRSKIVGIYAMLIAFNVGAWIWAFAAFHGQPVLLGTALLAYTFGLRHAVDADHIAAIDNVTRKLMHEKKNPLGAGLFFSLGHSSVVILMTVAVALTAATLAERFEGMKAWGGVIGTSVSAFFLLVLAFANLLILISVYRTFRAVRRGEPLVEQDLDILLNRRGFFARIFRPLFAIVSRSWHLYPIGFLFGLGFDTATEIALFGISATQAHGGLSFWSVMALPVLFTAGMTLVDTTDGIMMMGAYRWAFVRPIRKIYYNMTITFVSVLVAVVIGGIEALALIGGKLSLKGGLWDFAAMAAEHFGMLGYFVIGLFAASWIVSALIYRIRRYDDIEVTISV; this is encoded by the coding sequence ATGCTCAAATCGTTTCTCCGTCTCTTCAACGACAGCCCCGTCGAGCTGCGCAGCAAGATCGTCGGGATCTACGCGATGCTGATCGCATTCAACGTCGGCGCGTGGATCTGGGCGTTCGCCGCGTTTCACGGCCAGCCGGTGCTGCTCGGCACCGCGCTCCTCGCGTATACGTTCGGGCTGCGCCACGCGGTCGACGCCGATCACATCGCCGCGATCGACAACGTCACGCGCAAGCTGATGCACGAGAAGAAAAACCCGCTCGGCGCGGGGCTCTTCTTCTCGCTCGGCCATTCGAGCGTCGTGATCCTGATGACGGTCGCCGTCGCGCTGACGGCCGCGACGCTCGCCGAGCGTTTCGAAGGGATGAAGGCGTGGGGCGGCGTGATCGGCACGAGCGTGTCGGCGTTCTTCCTGCTCGTGCTCGCGTTCGCGAACCTGCTGATCCTGATCTCGGTGTACCGGACGTTTCGCGCGGTGCGGCGCGGCGAGCCGCTCGTCGAGCAGGATCTCGACATCCTGCTCAACCGGCGCGGCTTCTTCGCACGGATCTTCCGGCCGCTGTTCGCGATCGTGTCGCGCAGCTGGCACCTGTATCCGATCGGCTTCCTGTTCGGCCTCGGCTTCGACACCGCGACCGAGATCGCGCTGTTCGGCATCTCGGCGACGCAGGCGCACGGCGGGCTGTCGTTCTGGTCGGTGATGGCGCTGCCCGTGCTGTTCACCGCGGGCATGACGCTCGTCGACACCACCGACGGCATCATGATGATGGGCGCGTACCGCTGGGCGTTCGTGCGGCCGATCCGCAAGATCTACTACAACATGACGATCACGTTCGTGTCGGTGCTCGTCGCCGTGGTGATCGGCGGCATCGAGGCGCTCGCCCTCATCGGCGGCAAGCTCTCGCTCAAGGGCGGCCTGTGGGATTTCGCCGCGATGGCGGCCGAGCACTTCGGCATGCTCGGCTACTTCGTGATCGGCCTCTTTGCCGCGAGCTGGATCGTCTCGGCGCTCATCTACCGGATCAGGCGCTACGACGATATCGAGGTGACGATCTCCGTGTGA
- a CDS encoding cobalamin biosynthesis protein, whose product MMRVALGIGCRAGRPADAIEAAIRAALARLPGASFAAVGVVATLDAKAREPGLVECCARHGWPLAAFSRDEIAAHLARLARLARLGRDASLAARAPPCAAARARFGVDGVCEPCALLAAPNGALIVRKLALDGVTAALAGPL is encoded by the coding sequence ATGATGCGCGTTGCGCTCGGCATCGGCTGCCGCGCGGGACGGCCCGCCGACGCGATCGAGGCCGCGATCCGCGCGGCGCTCGCGCGTTTGCCGGGGGCGTCGTTCGCCGCTGTCGGCGTCGTCGCGACGCTCGACGCGAAAGCGCGCGAGCCCGGCCTCGTCGAATGCTGCGCGCGCCACGGCTGGCCGCTCGCGGCGTTCTCGCGCGACGAGATCGCCGCGCACCTCGCCCGGCTCGCCCGGCTCGCTCGCCTCGGCCGCGATGCGTCGCTCGCCGCGCGCGCGCCGCCGTGCGCGGCCGCACGCGCGCGCTTCGGCGTCGACGGCGTTTGCGAGCCGTGCGCGCTGCTCGCCGCGCCGAACGGCGCGCTCATCGTGCGCAAGCTCGCGCTCGACGGCGTGACGGCCGCGCTCGCCGGCCCGCTGTGA
- the cobO gene encoding cob(I)yrinic acid a,c-diamide adenosyltransferase has translation MKTDSESHQRMAERRRAGHEKKQAAATVEKGLLIVHTGNGKGKSTAAFGMAVRMLGHGMKTGVVQFIKGALHTSERDFLGAHAQCDFVTMGDGYTWNTQNRDADIATARRGWDEARRMIESGDYRMVILDELNTVLKYDYLPLDEVLATLAARDPALHVVVTGRHAPDALVDAADLVTEMRLVKHPYKEQGVKAQRGVEF, from the coding sequence ATGAAAACCGATTCCGAATCGCATCAACGCATGGCCGAGCGCCGCCGCGCGGGCCACGAGAAGAAACAGGCGGCCGCGACCGTCGAGAAGGGGCTGTTGATCGTCCATACCGGCAACGGCAAGGGCAAGAGCACGGCCGCGTTCGGGATGGCCGTGCGCATGCTCGGCCACGGCATGAAAACGGGCGTCGTGCAGTTCATCAAGGGCGCGCTGCACACGTCCGAGCGCGACTTTCTCGGCGCGCACGCGCAATGCGATTTCGTCACGATGGGCGACGGCTACACGTGGAACACGCAGAACCGCGACGCCGACATCGCGACCGCGCGCCGCGGCTGGGACGAGGCGCGCCGGATGATCGAAAGCGGCGATTACCGGATGGTGATCCTCGACGAGCTGAACACGGTGCTCAAGTACGACTACCTGCCGCTCGACGAAGTGCTCGCGACCCTCGCCGCGCGCGATCCGGCGCTGCACGTCGTCGTGACGGGGCGGCACGCGCCCGACGCGCTCGTCGACGCGGCCGACCTCGTCACCGAGATGCGGCTCGTCAAGCATCCGTACAAGGAGCAAGGCGTGAAGGCGCAGCGCGGCGTGGAGTTCTGA
- a CDS encoding cobyrinate a,c-diamide synthase encodes MPACPALFVAAAASGQGKTSVTAALARHHRRLGRRVRVFKTGPDFLDPMLLARASGASVYSLDLGMVGERGCRALLARAAAEADVILIEGAMGLFDGTPSSADLAQAFGVPVAAVIAAQSMAQTFAALAFGLVHFRPGVPFHGVLANRVGSERHARLLRSALPESIRWLGHLPRDAQIALPERHLGLHQPDDVADLDARLDRAADAIARTALADLPPVVEFALGDDANVDDHGGGTVATLDAARGHRRAPSAASVAADRDDAAAAMPPVDSANEANAAANRPAHGGGASGASAGAARAEPPLAGRRIAIARDAAFSFIYPANLDQLEALGAELAFFSPLADEPVPDGSAALYLPGGYPELHAARLAANATAARSIAAHVAAGRRVVAECGGMLYLSETLTDADGATTPMLGLVPGHATMQRRFAALGMQTLATRFGAMTGHTFHYSRFATPLAPVAAATRPDDGAAGEAVYRHGPIVATYLHAYWPSNPRAAAALFALDAL; translated from the coding sequence ATGCCCGCCTGCCCCGCGCTCTTCGTCGCCGCCGCCGCGTCCGGCCAGGGCAAGACGTCGGTGACGGCGGCGCTCGCGCGCCATCACCGGCGGCTCGGCCGGCGCGTGCGCGTGTTCAAGACCGGCCCGGATTTTCTCGATCCGATGCTGCTCGCGCGCGCGAGCGGCGCGAGCGTCTATTCGCTCGATCTCGGGATGGTCGGCGAGCGCGGCTGCCGCGCGCTGCTTGCGCGCGCCGCGGCCGAAGCGGACGTGATCCTGATCGAAGGCGCGATGGGGCTCTTTGACGGCACGCCGTCGAGCGCCGATCTCGCGCAGGCGTTCGGCGTGCCCGTCGCCGCGGTGATCGCCGCGCAATCGATGGCGCAGACCTTCGCCGCGCTCGCGTTCGGGCTCGTGCATTTCCGGCCCGGCGTGCCGTTTCACGGCGTGCTCGCGAACCGCGTCGGCTCCGAGCGCCATGCGCGGTTGCTGCGCAGCGCGCTGCCCGAGTCGATCCGCTGGCTCGGCCACCTGCCGCGCGATGCGCAGATCGCGCTGCCGGAGCGCCACCTCGGGCTGCACCAGCCGGACGACGTCGCCGATCTCGACGCGCGGCTCGACCGCGCGGCCGACGCGATCGCGCGCACCGCGCTCGCCGATCTGCCGCCCGTCGTCGAGTTCGCGCTCGGCGACGATGCGAATGTCGACGACCACGGCGGCGGAACGGTTGCGACGCTGGATGCCGCGCGCGGCCATCGTCGCGCGCCGTCGGCGGCAAGCGTGGCCGCAGACCGCGACGATGCCGCGGCGGCGATGCCCCCCGTCGACTCCGCCAACGAAGCGAATGCGGCGGCAAATCGCCCGGCGCACGGCGGCGGCGCGTCCGGCGCATCGGCCGGCGCGGCGCGCGCCGAACCGCCCCTTGCCGGCAGGCGGATCGCGATCGCGCGCGACGCGGCGTTCTCGTTCATCTATCCGGCGAACCTCGATCAGTTGGAAGCGCTCGGCGCCGAGCTCGCATTCTTCTCGCCGCTCGCCGACGAGCCAGTGCCCGACGGTTCCGCCGCGCTCTATCTGCCGGGCGGCTATCCGGAGCTGCATGCGGCGCGGCTCGCGGCGAACGCGACGGCCGCGCGCTCGATCGCCGCGCACGTCGCGGCGGGCCGGCGCGTCGTCGCCGAGTGCGGCGGGATGCTGTACCTGAGCGAAACGCTCACCGACGCCGACGGCGCGACGACGCCGATGCTCGGCCTCGTGCCCGGCCACGCGACGATGCAGCGGCGCTTCGCCGCGCTCGGCATGCAGACCCTCGCGACGCGCTTCGGCGCGATGACCGGCCACACGTTCCACTATTCGCGCTTCGCGACGCCGCTCGCGCCCGTCGCCGCCGCGACGCGGCCGGACGACGGCGCGGCGGGCGAAGCGGTGTATCGGCACGGGCCGATCGTCGCGACGTATCTGCACGCGTACTGGCCGTCGAATCCGCGTGCGGCGGCCGCGCTTTTCGCGCTCGACGCGCTGTAG
- a CDS encoding inclusion body family protein — protein MVTVNSRVDSARASSHITINVMTVIDVAAIIDELKAQEKKLGQTPDTATSIGHKYIYMSSDDPRGWSVGNDPGNITLNAHVGDTLSFFCASTSDNSEYAAFIYRLTGGDPHLDPSHVEVIKLQNAAQPTPSNGYPFTTAPVAFSSCDAKVAQQGQAKNFYVWAALFTLDDSGEKQVLAGYVKWDPTVNVA, from the coding sequence ATGGTCACGGTCAATTCGAGAGTCGACAGCGCGCGCGCGTCGAGTCACATCACAATCAACGTCATGACGGTGATAGACGTCGCCGCGATCATCGACGAGCTCAAGGCGCAAGAGAAAAAGCTTGGGCAAACGCCGGACACGGCAACGTCGATCGGCCACAAGTACATCTACATGTCGTCCGACGACCCGCGCGGCTGGAGCGTCGGCAACGATCCCGGCAACATCACGCTCAACGCTCACGTCGGCGACACGCTGTCGTTCTTCTGCGCGAGCACGAGCGACAATTCCGAATATGCCGCCTTCATCTACAGGTTGACGGGCGGCGATCCGCATCTCGATCCTTCCCACGTGGAGGTGATCAAGCTCCAGAACGCGGCGCAGCCGACCCCGTCCAACGGCTATCCGTTCACGACCGCGCCGGTGGCCTTTTCGAGTTGCGACGCGAAGGTGGCCCAGCAAGGACAGGCCAAGAACTTCTACGTGTGGGCCGCGCTGTTTACGCTCGACGACAGCGGCGAAAAGCAGGTGCTCGCCGGGTATGTCAAGTGGGACCCGACGGTCAACGTCGCCTGA
- a CDS encoding formyltransferase family protein, with protein MARKKLVYIWSLRNAAADKAGQQVDYKGGARYMKSVLESLVDALNDTELGEAYSLERVIYDDDAGSPLDREKLAEYGFAYEPGKRWFYPPELRVQGRLVNDLLLAIPSEYRREPLASPARPAGKRAFEARLREALDALGADLVVLDGLLVILDELVRPGAPYCRRIVNIHPGITRAESPYERRGAYATLDALFGARGQKVVDWTTMRTVPVEPLRMTGASFHYVDNGVDSGEVIHDVLNTEIDPDDTILELRWNNFNRSLFPALHEGLAIMAGLDARVA; from the coding sequence ATGGCAAGGAAGAAACTCGTCTACATCTGGTCGCTGAGAAACGCCGCCGCCGACAAGGCGGGGCAGCAGGTGGACTACAAGGGCGGCGCGCGCTACATGAAGTCGGTGCTCGAATCGCTCGTCGACGCATTGAACGACACCGAGCTCGGCGAAGCGTACTCGCTCGAGCGCGTGATCTACGACGACGACGCGGGCTCGCCGCTCGACCGCGAGAAGCTCGCCGAGTACGGCTTCGCATACGAGCCCGGCAAGCGCTGGTTCTATCCGCCCGAGCTGCGCGTGCAGGGCCGGCTCGTCAACGATCTGCTGCTCGCGATTCCGTCCGAGTACCGGCGCGAGCCGCTCGCGTCGCCCGCGCGCCCGGCGGGCAAGCGCGCGTTCGAGGCGCGCCTGCGCGAGGCGCTCGACGCGCTCGGCGCCGATCTCGTCGTGCTCGACGGGCTGCTCGTGATCCTCGACGAGCTCGTGCGCCCGGGCGCGCCGTATTGCCGGCGCATCGTCAACATTCATCCGGGCATCACGCGCGCGGAGTCGCCGTACGAGCGGCGCGGCGCGTACGCGACGCTCGACGCGCTGTTCGGCGCGCGCGGGCAGAAGGTCGTCGACTGGACGACAATGCGGACCGTGCCGGTCGAGCCGCTGCGGATGACGGGCGCGTCGTTCCATTACGTCGACAACGGCGTCGATTCCGGCGAGGTGATCCACGACGTGCTGAACACCGAGATCGACCCGGACGACACGATCCTCGAGCTGCGCTGGAACAACTTCAACCGCAGCCTGTTTCCGGCGCTGCACGAAGGGCTCGCGATCATGGCGGGGCTCGACGCGCGCGTGGCGTGA